From Bombyx mori chromosome 18, ASM3026992v2:
GCTTCCTCGCCAGGGTCGCGGAGCACTGGCTCGGCACACACTCGCAGGTAAAACACTTTAATGCGTTATAATGTATTTAACACAACAGGTATTACGAAGAAGAAACAGCGTCGTAACATGCATTCTTCTCATGCCGTATGCCAATTTTACAAGAGATGCGGTCTTAGAAATTATCACAAACGGACAGTGGGAATTACTTTATGTAAATATCGATTTAAGcaggcagtaatgcgtctcggctTGAATAGTCTGCAGAATAGACTGGTGGTATGACGTCTTGtgggtccacacgggtaggtgccatcaccttgcctatttctgccgtgaagcagtaatgccttttggTTTGGGGTCAATCGTTGTAGGTACTGTACTAaaacattagaactcatatcccaaaggtgggtggcggcatttacgttatagatgtctatgggctccggtaaccacttgacaccaggtgggccgtgagctcgtccacctatttaaataataataataagcctctAGGTACGGAAGGACTTCGGTTTTCTCTGTGTTGTGTACCGTATATTCCGCAGGGAATGGCTCCGAGGAATTGTTCAAAATGATCTCATCACGTTTTTATCATCGCGCCGTGCGCTCCCGTAGctgttcatccatactacccaGAAGCGATGCGTTCACCTAgtgtttggaatgagctccactatgtttctcgagcgctacaTGTCCtgcttcaaacaaggcttgcgtTAAGTAGTCAGTAATAGGTAGCGACTTGTCTTTAcctctggcattgttgaagtccattagcgacggtaaccactcatcatcggCGGACCCGTAGGCTCGTCTGACCAGAGTagcaataaaagcgtattttaccaaactaatcttatttttatattgttttgaaGTACATAGTATTAGTAATTCGGCTACGGAAGCGGTTCACTCATTCCCCGTTTATCGCAACACGTATCTTCTAAgtataacatattataatacataaagtGGCTGTCTGGCCAGCACATCAGCCGACAGCACCGGTTCACTACTGTATTTAGTCTGAGAGCAAGCTGTAACTTTGCAGGCGCGTGCATTCCAGTGTCCGGTCTCCGGATGTGGGTTCGCGTCTAGCTGGGCGCGCAGTGTCCGCCAGCACCTCGCGCGGGACCACCACTCCGACCCCGCCGCCGCCGACCAGCTGCTGCGGGACAACCCCGCCCTCGACGACCTCACGCGGTACTTGCAGAGACTGAAGAATAAGGTAAGTGCAACCTTTTCAACACGTATCGGGAAATCATCACGCCGACCTTGTTTCCCTACGTATCTGTAGAAGTAATTACACTGCGCTCTTTACCAGGTCGAATCTATGCGTAACGACCGGCGCTCCAACCCCGGAGGGAGCGTGGACAGTCCGCAGagcgacgcgggcgcggggtccggcggcggcgcggcgccCGGCGCGGTGCCGGACGGCGGCAAGCGGTACGTGTGCGGCGTCTGTCCCTACGCTACCGACCGCCGCGACCTCTTCACCAGACACGAGAATATACACAGAGATGAAAAGCCCTTCCACTGCTACCTCTGTCAGAAGCAGTTTAATCGCGCCGATCACGTCAAGAAACATTTTCTGCGCATGCATCGGGATCAACCCTACGACCTGAACCGCATTCGGCGCGCGACCAACAAGCCGCAACCACAACCGCAACCCGCACAGCAGCAccagcagcagcagcagcagcagcagcagcaaCAACAGACCCCAAGTCAGGCCCAGCAGCAGCCGACGCTGCACTACTACGGCAAGCCGCCCGCCGAACCTCCGCCCGCCCCCGTCGCCGCCACCGTGGTCACGGAGTACCGCACCGTGGTGCCGTCGGTGGTCAAGATAGAGCGAGCTCCTCTAACGAAAGCGGAGCCGGCGGCCGCCGCCAGCCTGCACAAGccggccgccgccgccgccgccgggcccgccgcgcccgccgtcGCCATCCCGCCCGCTCGACGGAAGGTACTGGTATTTCTCAATAATTGGCTTCTTTAACGTGAAGCCTTCTCATCAAATGAGTTGGAAATCTCAGGGGGAGCGTAGATACGCGTGCTGCTACTGCGCTTGGTCCGGCGTGGACAACTGGTGCCTGAAGCGGCACCTCAACACCCACCTCAAGCCGTTCGCGTGCGCGCTCTGCGAGTACAAGGCGGCGCGCTCGGAGCGGCTGGCCACGCACGTGCAGAAGGTGCACAACAAGAAATCCTGCGGGAAGTGCCCGTTCCTCGCGGACGACCAGCACCAGCTCGCAGCTCACCTTCGCGACTCGCAGTGAGTACGCCCAATTTTCTGTGTCATTTAAATGGTCAGTAGACATTCGTGCGAGAGTCGAACGCAAAGCGCCTTTATCATAGGAGCTGTGGATCCTCGCGCGAAGGGTGCGGCGGCCCGGGTAGGTTCCACGTCCGACGATCGCTCTGCATAAGTACGTTTGCTTCAGCCACGTCGAGAGCCGCAACCTGAAGGTGCCCATCAACGTGGGCCGGGCGCcgggcggcgcggcgggcggcgtGTTCCCGGCGGGCGGCGTGCAGCTGTCGGCGGaggcgggcgcggggggcgcggcgggggcgggCGGCGGGGGCGGCGCGGGGGGGCGGCGGCGCGCGGCGGGGGCGGCGCGGCTGTTCGGGTACCTGGAGGCGTCGGACGGGTCGGGAGACGAGTACGAGGCGGCGCCGCTGGAGTACGGCGCGGGGTACGCCCGGGACAAGGAGAACGCGGCCCCGCTGCACCACGACCACTGCCTGCGCTACTAGTGCCCCCGGACCCCGGGGCGGACTGGCATAAATCGCATTTATTCTTCAAGTTTCCATAAAGTCGGTCGCAATGAACGAGCGACGCGCGGGTCACAAGTACTGACGTACAGTTCCCGCGCCGGTGTACTTAGTTAATCTCCCAGGACGACGCCGTTAATTCTAAGTGTTaagtaaattcgttaaatataatatgttagaTTAATGTTTCACCAAAGAATTATGTGCAGAACATTGATTATAAAGTTTATTGATCTCACTGATAAGTTGTTTTACTGTACACCTGTTAATTTTATCCTTCTTTATCCTTCTTTACGTGACAATGAATTTAGGAAATGGAAGGTCGCGGACGAGCGGCAGGGGGCGGTCGCGGGCCCCCAAGCCTCTGGGCGCAAGGGACCGAGTGTGGGCCGCGGTAGGTCGAGAGCTGTACTGAGAATTTACCACTCCCACTGCACACCTGGATCTTGTCACCGATCCAGTCTGCAGGCGCCGTGAGGAAGAGGCTGAAGACCTTCGCCGTGTGAGTGCTGCGCCTTGAGCAATAAGAGGCACTCCATCCTCGAGCAGCAATATTGTCGAACCGGCAGGCGGGAGGTCCCGTCATCTCTCTCAGGAACTAATATAAGAGCCATGGTTCACTACATACCACGTACCTTAACGTATCTCAccaaaattaaaactgtttttattgcttagatggacgagcaCGCGGCCTTCCTGATGTTACgtggttatcgaagcccataaacttctacaacgcaaatgctgtGACGCACCTCGAGACATACGTTCGAAGATCttaatttttacaatacaacggctgccccgcccttcaaactgtatgcgttactacttcacagcagaaaagccgggtggtggtagctacccgtgcggactcacaagacgtcctacctacctacttacgtaaaattacgcaaattataatttttgtatttaatttattttttattacacgatgttatttcttcaccgtgggagTCAGTCGTGAACAAGTGATAAGTACGTAATTGATTacaaaaattggcacccgcccGCGGGACTCGAACATGGGCACAGTCTCACCGCTCGATACGCAtgcaccgagcgtcttatcctttaggccactaggACTTAGGGtattaataaaacacaattaaatGCGAGTAATACTGTTTTATTGAGTGCGAGGTGACAGGAGGTCCTGTGCCCCCCTCttcccgcccccgccccccggCACCCCGCGCCCGTCGCTCTCTAGATCCGAGCGAGCCTCTAACATACTCAGTAAACTTTCAGCTCGGAGTTTCAAAAAATGTTCTCCGAAAATTTAATATGGTTTGTCCTGATACTGGTGATATTTATGAAATATCACCAGTATCATGAACGCATGAGTATTCCGTGTCAGAGGACCGTCGAGGTGCCGTTAGATCCAAGCTCTTGGCTCCCGACAGCACGTGTCGGCGCCGGCTCCCGGAGCACCCGGCTACATGCAGCTGGCTAACTACACGTGGAGGTGCAGACGAGGAGTCCCGGGGGGAGGGAGCACCAGCACACCGCTCTACTATAACTAGAGATTCGTACCAGATAAGAGAcgcgtacaaaaataacatacaacTATATATAGACACCGCACAATATGGGACCGGTGACGTCATCAGCCCTCTCACACCCTCGCTCTGTACTTCGAATTCTTGCAAATTGAAATACACTTTTAATTGAATCATTAATAATATATCACTACTATTAAACCAGTTCGTAACGAGATCTTCACATTCGACGAAATTATTGATAATACTGTTGTGCTACTAACTGGGGCTTCatagaattaaaataaccaAATAATGTTGAGGGTCGAGTGATGACGTCACACCTAACAACTACGTGTCACATGGAGGTGACGTCACGCGCCACTGAGATTCACATAAATAACATTCAGGTTTGAAACTGGCGACTGGACCGAGCGCCGGGCCAAGGCACCCACCGGACGCGAGCCGGACGCGAACCGGACGCGAGCCGGACTTAAGCTTCTAAAGGATATTATTTTATGGACGtgcaagtttatttttaatataaaatttataaaaatatctgtCGTGATATGGATTATGATCCAAGTCAGAGTATACCAGTCAACAATGAACACTGTTGCAACCAGACAAGGTACACAATCAGGCAACACTTAGGACATTTATGCGTCAAAATAAGaccttatattatataaatattacaagTTTAAAGTTACAcatttataaaacatatttgatATCAATATATAGTGCAGCCGGCCGGTCAGTGCGGCgcgggcgcgggcgcggcggcgggcgcgggggcgggcgcgggggcgggcgcGGAGGCGGCGGCGGGCGGGCGGCGCAGCAGGGCGGGCTTGGCGGCCAGCGCGGGCTTGAGGGAGCCGCCGGTGAGGGTGAGGTCGGCGAACTTGGCCGCCACGCGAGCCGTGTTCCGCGCCGGCACCGGGCTGCCCCCCGCCGGCTCCTCCGTGCCGCCCTCCGACTTGGACTGTCTGTAtggaacaaaaatacaaaattattaaaatttaatataaactgAAGCGTGAAGCTCCAAAACAATAAAGCTATTATAGACCCTTGTCTTTCTTAttcttctttaataaaatttcaaacatttaaatgtaattttaatattgcaaaggGACAGAGGCTGGTGCGGAGCACACCGCGTCGTGTGGAACGCACTGCACTGGAGCATTCGTTATCCACCTTCAATCCACACTTGTCTCACTGTTGAGTCGTCATCTGTGagcgccggtaaccacttagctccAGTAGATTGAAGGCGCAAATGAAACtcaaacataattattaatcCACAACTATACGTACTTGTGTTGAGGACGTTTCTTGAGTGTATCCCTGTTGTGCACGAAGGTATCTGCGGGGTCAGCGCCGGGCGTCACCGCGGGGGCCGCGGCGGGGGGCACCGACGGGGGCTCGACTGGGAGCAgcgcggggggcgcggggggcgcggTGGGGGCCGCACGGGACGGGAGGTCCAACACTAGGTCCGGGGTGCTCTCCGCTAGACGACTGGCACATTATAAAAAGGTAGTTAAAGTGTGTCCGGCTTGAGTGGTGATTTGCACTAGTTCTTGTAAATAAATTAGACAAAGACGAATGGTAATTACGTCAACAAGATATTTCCTTCTCGCTGGAGCAGACACGAGGATATTGTTCACCTCTACTCTATGTGCTGTCTGAAGTGCTACTGTTGTAAATATTTACGATTAAGGTGCGACGCCGCGTCTGTCGGTACGACGGTAGTACTGACACCAGTCTTAGAGTACTCGATAATTTCATATTGATGTCACAGTGGCTGTGTAGTGTACtgagataataattaaattaacttttgaAAATATCTTGTTCACCTGGATATAAGGCTACATTAAAAAATCACGAATAGATTGGTCGCAAAAGTACAATAATTGGACATACGTACGCTTGGTACATAACAAGGGCTGGTTACCTGGCGGTGTCGGTGCGggcggcgggggcggcgggGGGCGAGGGCGCGGGGGCCGCGGGGCTCGTCTGAGGAGGGGGGAAGATGAGAGTTCACGGACATCACTTCACAGTGCAATCCCTACAGGCGACACGACCGCGCACCCCCGACGAGAGCCGGCACGTGACACATCATTAACattgcaattattttatttcacattaATATTTGAGGTTCACATTTAGTTTGCAacaacaaattataatataacctaactataggtatatttaaataaatcttaaattgAACGTGCTAATTACAAAATGGATAATTACaactcgaccaagctaagttaGCACCTCGCTGGAATGCGGCGCGCCGCCCGCTTCCCCGCTCACGTTCCCGCGATCGCCATATTGCGTCAGTACGGTTAGCATATTTGTCGCTGACACGCGTCACACGAATTTTCGTCTCCCTATccgttgaatttaaaattttgaattgttcTTGTAAGGTTTATTGTAGAAGTTTTGTTATATTACTGGACtgttttttgttaagtttttttgaAACTGTTGTTACTGAACGGTTAAcgttcatttcaacaaaaataaaatggaaagTTGATACACAGTGAAGGGAGAAACATAATCCTGAAAGTATTGAAGttttaagaagaagaaaaagctaATAATAGAATTACCTATCCGGTGGACAATGTTATTCAGCGAACTTATGCCGTAACCAGCATATCTAAGAGGACgctaatgaatataaaaaataaatcaaacaatTATCGCAGCCAGCTGCTTAGCCAGCTGCTTTACCAGCGTCACGTTCTTCGCCACGTCCAAGTACTAATGGCCAATTAAGtcctataaaaatatacttgacAGTTTTGACCTCTGTGCGCTGAGGAATATTATTAACTCATTTTACACCCTCAGAAAAGAAATCCCAACCTTAAATAAAATTCTCAAGATTGCAAAACTAGATCTGAATTATTCAGGCCAAAAAGAAACATTAAGGAAAATTATTACTGAGCAATTaggatataaatttaaaaagtgcaaGAACGCCCGGGTGATCTTAATACAAAAAGCCTATATTTCGCTATATTCtcatatacctatgtataatatattgttaaaaacaataaatgcaaagtaaaatctaacaaacaattgtttacatttttaaagtcatGGCGAATCCTTTTGTCAGACCGTACCTAAGCGGCAGTGTGACGTAATCGAtgcgaggtgcaaacttagcttggtcgagttGTACGTACATATACTTTAATGTCCATGGGTAACATCACCTGAATTCCAGAACATAATAATAACCAATAATTCCGAAGTAATATATgtagacattttaaattttttggaaaacaagCGATGAGCTTGGGACAAGTCAGTAGGGTGATAATTAGTAACGTGGGACACGGAGACGCTTAGAGTGGACTACCCGCGAAGTGGACTACGAAGTGGACTATACGCGAAGTAGACTACCCGCGAAGTGGACTACTCGTGAATCGGACTACGAAGT
This genomic window contains:
- the LOC105841601 gene encoding protein charlatan isoform X1 encodes the protein MDSGSGVGSVASLSMDCEDMFKEITKKLYGEEATVGVVGVEFPAAERDLDDDLRPEEHITAWGLAALMQNGFPPPGILQANFSPRIDPTAEDRWTAAEEPLAWAHSRIAAYNPAQRLFKCAHCDCVGFLARVAEHWLGTHSQARAFQCPVSGCGFASSWARSVRQHLARDHHSDPAAADQLLRDNPALDDLTRYLQRLKNKVESMRNDRRSNPGGSVDSPQSDAGAGSGGGAAPGAVPDGGKRYVCGVCPYATDRRDLFTRHENIHRDEKPFHCYLCQKQFNRADHVKKHFLRMHRDQPYDLNRIRRATNKPQPQPQPAQQHQQQQQQQQQQQQTPSQAQQQPTLHYYGKPPAEPPPAPVAATVVTEYRTVVPSVVKIERAPLTKAEPAAAASLHKPAAAAAAGPAAPAVAIPPARRKGERRYACCYCAWSGVDNWCLKRHLNTHLKPFACALCEYKAARSERLATHVQKVHNKKSCGKCPFLADDQHQLAAHLRDSHHVESRNLKVPINVGRAPGGAAGGVFPAGGVQLSAEAGAGGAAGAGGGGGAGGRRRAAGAARLFGYLEASDGSGDEYEAAPLEYGAGYARDKENAAPLHHDHCLRY
- the LOC105841601 gene encoding protein charlatan isoform X2; this translates as MDSGSGVGSVASLSMDCEDMFKEITKKLYGEEATVGVVGVEFPAAERDLDDDLRPEEHITAWGLAALMQNGFPPPGILQANFSPRIDPTAEDRWTAAEEPLAWAHSRIAAYNPAQRLFKCAHCDCVGFLARVAEHWLGTHSQCPVSGCGFASSWARSVRQHLARDHHSDPAAADQLLRDNPALDDLTRYLQRLKNKVESMRNDRRSNPGGSVDSPQSDAGAGSGGGAAPGAVPDGGKRYVCGVCPYATDRRDLFTRHENIHRDEKPFHCYLCQKQFNRADHVKKHFLRMHRDQPYDLNRIRRATNKPQPQPQPAQQHQQQQQQQQQQQQTPSQAQQQPTLHYYGKPPAEPPPAPVAATVVTEYRTVVPSVVKIERAPLTKAEPAAAASLHKPAAAAAAGPAAPAVAIPPARRKGERRYACCYCAWSGVDNWCLKRHLNTHLKPFACALCEYKAARSERLATHVQKVHNKKSCGKCPFLADDQHQLAAHLRDSHHVESRNLKVPINVGRAPGGAAGGVFPAGGVQLSAEAGAGGAAGAGGGGGAGGRRRAAGAARLFGYLEASDGSGDEYEAAPLEYGAGYARDKENAAPLHHDHCLRY